In Candidatus Poribacteria bacterium, the genomic window CCGTCACATCCCAGAGAGGGTTGTCGTAATCCCTCTGGCTTATGAGCTTCATCTCAAACACCGTATACAGTAACAGCAAAGCCTCCATAGATTCACCTCCTCCTTCTCACCTGCAATTGCTCAAGCGATACTTCTCTCATCCTCATTTTCTTCACCTCCGATCAACTTCATGAGATATTCGATGGACATCTCCAGAACGGTCATGTTCAACGAGTATCTGATGAACTTCCCCTCTCTTTCCCCTTCGATGAGCCCGGCTCTCTTCAGTATATCGAGATGGTGGGAGAGGGTCGGCTGGGAGACATTCAACTGTTGTAATATCTCCGTCGGCGTGAGATCCCTCTCCTTGAGCATCTCCACTATCCTCCTCCTGGTCGGATCGCCCAGCGCTTTGAACACCTCACCTATCCTGAACATCGGAGACAACCTTTAGACAAATAGACAATTGTAAATCTATAAATTTGATTATACGTCGTCTCGAATACACTGTCAAGTGGATTCCATTAAGGTTCAGCACATGGTCCGGCAGCAGGCTGCTCTGCGAGAAGCATCCTAATTTCAGTAGATCACAATGACTGAGAATCATCGGGTAGGATGAACATTATCTGCCACTATCTTTTCACTTTCGGTGATTATTCAGGCTGCCAAGTAGGCAGCGAGTTGGTCGACGGTAGCACCGGAGCGGAACTGCTCTTCGAGCCACACCAGGAGGTTGCGTTGATGTTAAGCCTGAAGATCTCGGCGGTCATCCTCCAACGTGAGCGGAG contains:
- a CDS encoding winged helix-turn-helix transcriptional regulator, producing MGEVFKALGDPTRRRIVEMLKERDLTPTEILQQLNVSQPTLSHHLDILKRAGLIEGEREGKFIRYSLNMTVLEMSIEYLMKLIGGEENEDERSIA